Proteins encoded in a region of the Trypanosoma brucei gambiense DAL972 chromosome 6, complete sequence genome:
- a CDS encoding single strand-specific nuclease, putative codes for MKNPSLSSLCITLALITSFIPAAVDGWWDFGHMVVAEIARRNLDNDVARVVETYIQHLSESGPFPNIPDFVQSACWPDDLKRYRMGAMDGWHYTANMYIRDGFKPNVTLKQNSDVVSVINGLSKALRRTDTPIYVRSFALAHLVHYYGDIHQPLHTTSQVSADYPEGDRGGNLVHVDFRGVPMKLHAVWDSICRGPSESLERPLNIIDYIRLKSFATKLIATYKFSQNEKEQTNPVVMSREGFELAKKVAYANVVNGTELSEEYISACKEMAEKRITLAGYRLVTHLNTVLRVRGEKREANPDYVGGDEHLFAEDQ; via the coding sequence ATGAAGAATCCATCACTTTCATCACTTTGCATAACCTTGGCTCTGATTACTTCCTTCATTCCAGCGGCTGTTGATGGATGGTGGGATTTCGGCCATATGGTTGTTGCTGAAATAGCCCGACGTAACCTTGACAATGATGTAGCCAGGGTGGTTGAGACATATATACAACACTTGAGCGAAAGCGGGCCGTTCCCGAATATTCCCGATTTCGTTCAAAGTGCCTGTTGGCCAGATGATTTGAAGCGTTACCGCATGGGTGCCATGGACGGTTGGCACTATACGGCCAATATGTACATTAGGGATGGCTTCAAACCGAACGTAACTCTTAAACAGAACTCCGATGTTGTAAGTGTTATCAACGGTTTGTCGAAGGCACTAAGACGGACAGATACTCCCATATATGTGCGATCCTTTGCCCTTGCCCATCTCGTACATTACTATGGTGATATTCATCAACCTCTGCATACGACTTCGCAGGTTTCCGCTGATTATCCGGAAGGAGATCGGGGTGGCAATTTGGTGCATGTGGATTTCAGAGGGGTCCCAATGAAGCTCCATGCCGTGTGGGATTCCATTTGCCGGGGTCCTTCAGAGTCATTGGAGCGGCCCCTCAACATAATAGATTACATAAGATTGAAGAGTTTTGCCACTAAACTGATTGCAACGTACAAATTTTCGCAAAATGAGAAGGAACAAACCAACCCAGTTGTCATGTCAAGGGAGGGTTTTGAGTTAGCAAAGAAAGTGGCGTACGCTAATGTTGTAAATGGAACTGAATTGTCAGAGGAGTATATTAGTGCATGCAAGGAGATGGCTGAAAAACGCATAACGCTCGCAGGTTACCGTTTGGTCACACATCTCAACACCGTGCTGAGAGTGCGAGGGGAAAAACGAGAAGCGAATCCGGACTATGTAGGAGGTGATGAGCATCTGTTTGCTGAAGACCAGTGA
- a CDS encoding ubiquitin hydrolase, putative: MSVPWKVRGSVQAFVGIVNAIEFDPDVELLWVGDSFGRLMSFTTQSQTDTLSWAVYSSFAASTRPIFGIFFLRMGNETVGMVADHDVIRGYKRGGAQCMYCPLPPQSQDHIELFQANGDTGVVSIVGDVGLTRMSISDGTACNHVTVPLMEGKVVSLRQTSKWVITGATSGGIVVRDANELQVVASIPSSRNRVLAMDADDETVIAAVVERNMTSSVRVYDVRKMAEPLNTINGIPSDSISQVRRYRDPFGVLPDRAFVLTSRGFHIVQMDQTKPVYSSSGLFDDTCTSVSVSPNGMCAAIGNDKGHFMALGHPATREDYVMSRFVQPKRPVNPVFTARWEDKEGDTFAFFDESVPVEELASSWPPENYMILQVAPSTCCVNGESWTYEPNRWGLRRSDSYLPDPRDKLAPLLPNPYPYNLMLGNDPAAVQHLLLELNKEKKRRQSTFRGGVADNYVPQDAANLVCYGSHQRFEWEKYNRIPKVVVGLDNSFPECWITTLLQSLYLCHPKEFPVRRVVVHHICAKEYCIACEIAFVFSNMMMTSVAGLNPIVQVGNLIRTMYRCPSAAPVFEPIKSRDEAVKRMHMAQLVLLEALHRGLQDEKEYPFMNHKQPCGDFDKSIASLFGTEFSSGGKVHVEPRFYWDVPASAIKVNEGLQHLLKQLEGHNSNVQIKRLPPIIVLRLNPEGGTLKPPRCLRISRDAKDDSNYLLCSNIIHLSNDADDPGNFVSHQRVEDDRFSLVNDYLVTKSEDEQKLEVSMPALRSHRAVVSFYALDKLSTPLYSAEDGERPPNMFETLGPLLINDVLARPLQRNPSIQRFKSPLRSHLDIKPEDLVALDAEYVVLDWNKSQCVTDSPGNLAQQRHMALARLSCVLSSAPGDERTIVDDYVHTPEAILDYVTQYSGIHPGDLDPLESSKCLTSLKATYLKLRALVDRSVTFVGHGLHQDFRVCNIAVPPNQMIDTLTLFHRPGGRYLSLRFLAYHVLGERVQEGEHDSVEDARTSLRLYRKYQQLKEEGKFDTVLDKLLATGVETSWYVPEGRDSFSSPLLEPVHTPTPPPFLDVSRDGGSGNTAASVTVPVARGC, translated from the coding sequence ATGAGCGTTCCGTGGAAGGTTCGAGGTAGCGTTCAAGCATTTGTTGGTATTGTCAATGCGATTGAGTTCGACCCCGATGTGGAACTTTTATGGGTCGGGGACAGTTTTGGTCGCTTGATGAGTTTCACCACGCAGAGTCAAACGGATACTCTTTCGTGGGCGGTGTATTCCTCATTTGCCGCATCCACACGGCCTATCTTTGGGATCTTTTTCCTAAGGATGGGCAATGAGACGGTAGGAATGGTGGCAGACCATGATGTTATTCGGGGTTACAAACGAGGCGGTGCGCAGTGCATGTATTGCCCTCTTCCACCACAGTCACAGGACCATATTGAACTTTTTCAAGCAAACGGCGATACAGGTGTGGTGAGTATCGTTGGTGATGTTGGACTAACGCGAATGTCCATCAGCGACGGAACCGCGTGTAATCACGTAACCGTTCCCCTCATGGAAGGCAAGGTGGTGTCGTTGAGACAGACAAGCAAGTGGGTTATTACAGGCGCCACGTCAGGCGGCATCGTGGTACGAGATGCAAACGAACTTCAGGTGGTTGCTTCCATACCGTCGTCTCGCAACCGTGTGCTCGCCATGGACGCAGACGACGAAACGGTCATTGCTGCCGTGGTGGAGCGGAATATGACGAGTAGCGTTCGTGTGTATGATGTACGGAAGATGGCTGAACCGCTCAACACCATTAATGGTATACCGTCAGACAGTATTTCGCAAGTTCGTCGTTATCGTGACCCTTTTGGTGTGTTGCCCGACCGTGCTTTCGTGTTGACTTCACGCGGGTTTCACATTGTCCAGATGGATCAAACAAAACCCGTCTACAGCTCAAGTGGATTGTTTGACGACACCTGCACCTCGGTGAGCGTATCGCCCAACGGAATGTGCGCTGCAATAGGGAACGATAAGGGTCACTTCATGGCTCTTGGCCATCCAGCAACACGTGAGGACTACGTCATGTCTCGATTCGTACAACCGAAGCGCCCCGTTAACCCCGTCTTTACAGCGCGCTGGGAAGATAAGGAAGGTGACACGTTTGCGTTCTTCGACGAGTCTGTACCTGTTGAGGAACTCGCCTCCAGCTGGCCACCGGAAAACTACATGATCTTACAAGTGGCTCCTTCGACGTGTTGTGTCAATGGGGAGTCGTGGACTTATGAGCCCAATCGATGGGGCCTCCGGCGCTCTGATTCATATCTCCCTGACCCAAGAGACAAACTCGCACCACTCCTTCCGAATCCATATCCGTATAATTTAATGTTGGGGAACGATCCTGCAGCGGTGCAGCACTTGCTATTGGAACTGAACAAGGAGAAGAAGCGGCGGCAGAGCACCTTTCGCGGAGGGGTTGCCGACAACTACGTGCCGCAAGATGCCGCTAACCTCGTGTGTTATGGGTCACATCAGCGATTCGAGTGGGAAAAGTACAATAGGATTCCGAAGGTTGTTGTTGGACTCGATAATAGTTTTCCTGAGTGCTGGATTACAACATTGCTTCAGTCTCTGTACCTGTGTCACCCGAAGGAATTCCCTGTCCGTAGGGTGGTCGTGCATCATATTTGTGCGAAGGAGTATTGCATCGCCTGTGAAATTGCATTCGTGTTTTCTAACATGATGATGACTTCAGTAGCTGGTCTTAATCCCATTGTACAAGTGGGGAATCTCATCCGTACTATGTACAGGTGTCCTTCCGCTGCCCCAGTTTTCGAGCCAATAAAATCCCGTGATGAAGCGGTGAAGCGGATGCACATGGCGCAACTGGTGTTGCTCGAAGCATTACATCGTGGTCTGCAGGACGAGAAGGAGTATCCATTTATGAACCATAAGCAACCTTGTGGAGATTTTGACAAGTCGATAGCTAGTCTTTTTGGTACGGAGTTTTCATCTGGTGGTAAAGTTCATGTGGAACCTCGGTTCTATTGGGATGTTCCGGCGTCTGCTATCAAGGTCAATGAGGGACTGCAGCACTTATTGAAGCAACTGGAGGGGCACAACAGTAACGTACAAATAAAGCGCCTTCCACCCATCATCGTACTGCGACTGAACCCTGAGGGAGGAACACTAAAACCACCCAGGTGTCTCCGCATCTCGCGTGATGCAAAAGATGACTCCAATTATTTACTTTGCAGCAATATCATCCACCTTTCCAATGACGCAGATGACCCGGGGAACTTCGTTAGCCACCAGCGTGTTGAGGATGATCGTTTCAGTCTTGTGAACGACTATCTCGTAACAAAGTCAGAGGATGAACAAAAGTTGGAGGTATCCATGCCTGCCCTACGTTCGCACCGTGCGGTTGTTTCGTTTTATGCCCTTGACAAATTGTCCACACCACTGTACAGCGCAGAGGATGGTGAGCGACCACCAAATATGTTTGAGACGTTGGGTCCACTACTAATAAATGATGTTCTGGCAAGGCCCCTGCAACGTAATCCTTCGATACAGCGTTTCAAGTCGCCACTGAGATCCCATCTCGACATCAAGCCAGAGGACCTTGTTGCTCTTGATGCGGAGTATGTGGTACTTGATTGGAACAAGAGTCAATGTGTTACGGATTCACCCGGTAACTTGGCACAACAGCGACACATGGCACTCGCACGACTGAGCTGCGTACTGAGCAGTGCTCCAGGCGACGAACGAACGATTGTGGATGACTACGTTCACACTCCGGAAGCAATTTTGGACTACGTGACTCAGTACAGTGGCATCCACCCAGGCGATCTTGACCCACTGGAGTCATCCAAGTGTCTTACGAGCCTCAAGGCAACTTATCTCAAACTGCGGGCTTTGGTGGACCGTTCAGTGACATTTGTTGGTCATGGTCTACATCAGGACTTCCGTGTTTGTAATATTGCGGTTCCTCCGAATCAGATGATTGATACGCTCACGCTCTTTCACAGACCTGGGGGCAGGTATTTGTCGTTGCGTTTCCTGGCCTATCATGTACTGGGTGAGCGTGTGCAAGAAGGTGAACACGACTCTGTAGAGGATGCCCGAACGTCTCTTCGCCTCTATCGCAAATATCAGCAAttgaaggaagagggaaagtttgACACGGTGTTGGATAAGTTACTGGCAACCGGTGTGGAAACCAGCTGGTACGTTCCTGAAGGGCGGGACTCTTTTAGTTCACCACTTCTTGAACCCGTCCACACCCCAACGCCACCACCGTTCCTTGACGTATCACGGGATGGGGGGAGTGGGAACACTGCTGCTTCTGTTACTGTGCCGGTGGCGCGAGGTTGCTAA
- a CDS encoding zinc finger protein, putative codes for MCTHALISACDGTHTTKKNFIKNFVRFIVPAEQMRRWLVASMAPQLHQLLQPVRRCHHPLRIPSVQLAAPRSHTHEDIAYASCPACSRVVHMCDMLTHLITAHRELDQTHCRKMCTERLALYERVIGVPLKKSELTSSGRRVLDFLPTVLPTGYMCNWCDRRSDVYATRDKFLKHVADVHTDIDLEEVEPHVPLPPRGVVVEKSNGDGGPQPTRRLNGVVAVAEKSEPINAVPRILGISLPRGVDRPLKATAQFSDTEFPCELCNRTFNSEIDLLQHLETRHPDGTAEGPAGVDSAAIADVAQFSAKEATTGGDQRVHVICDLCVSSSKVYKMPSALFSHIRFKHPNEDAAFHVERLIREQKTVSSFVCTVCQKAFASAAALDGHFNSKHAEQGEAQNVVGRVTANNCWWCHDCEKGFSSAKGLHGHMQNKHGLSSQNHPCPACKRVFADIYSLEEHLSLQHKTIRLSDIGLLTHVKCSTCERFFLSHEDLHRHAVKHHKKDPRAPAQPFEAPTSASHVAASTGAAVPSEVEATASPQGPRKVKKRKKTTEVSEVTS; via the coding sequence ATGTGTACACACGCGCTCATATCTGCATGTGACGGGACtcatacaacaaaaaaaaacttcataAAAAACTTTGTTAGGTTTATAGTGCCAGCAGAGCAGATGCGGCGCTGGTTGGTGGCTTCAATGGCGCCGCAGCTCCATCAGTTATTGCAACCCGTGCGGCGTTGCCATCATCCACTGCGTATCCCATCTGTGCAACTTGCAGCGCCGCGTTCTCATACACATGAGGACATAGCATACGCCTCTTGTCCAGCCTGTAGCCGCGTCGTTCATATGTGCGATATGCTCACACACCTTATAACGGCCCACCGTGAGCTTGACCAAACGCATTGCCGCAAAATGTGCACAGAACGACTTGCCTTGTACGAGCGGGTAATTGGCGTTCCTCTGAAGAAATCCGAACTAACGTCATCTGGGCGCCGCGTCCTGGATTTTTTGCCAACTGTGTTGCCGACAGGTTACATGTGTAATTGGTGTGATCGCCGCAGTGATGTGTACGCAACGCGAGATAAATTTCTTAAACATGTTGCCGATGTGCATACCGATATTGATTTAGAGGAGGTGGAGCCGCACGTTCCCTTGCCACCACGTGGAGTAGTTGTGGAAAAAAGCAATGGGGATGGGGGACCGCAACCGACGCGGCGTTTGAATGGTGTCGTAGCTGTGGCTGAGAAGAGTGAACCGATTAATGCAGTCCCCCGAATTCTCGGCATCTCCCTTCCTCGGGGTGTTGATAGACCACTGAAAGCAACAGCGCAGTTCAGCGACACAGAGTTTCCGTGTGAGTTGTGTAACCGCACGTTCAACAGTGAAATTGATCTTTTGCAGCACCTTGAAACACGACACCCCGATGGGACTGCAGAGGGGCCCGCAGGTGTTGACTCCGCCGCCATCGCTGATGTGGCGCAATTTTCCGCAAAGGAAGCAACTACGGGTGGAGACCAGCGTGTGCACGTGATTTGTGATTTATGCGTGTCATCATCGAAAGTTTACAAAATGCCGtctgctttgttttcgcACATTCGCTTTAAACACCCCAACGAAGACGCCGCATTTCATGTTGAGCGCCTCATCCGCGAGCAGAAGACGGTCTCATCATTCGTTTGCACGGTTTGCCAGAAGGCTTTCGCTTCCGCTGCTGCATTGGATGGACACTTTAATAGCAAGCATGCGGAACAAGGAGAAGCACAAAATGTGGTTGGGCGGGTGACGGCAAATAATTGTTGGTGGTGCCACGATTGCGAAAAGGGTTTCTCTTCAGCAAAGGGGCTGCACGGGCACATGCAAAATAAGCACGGCTTATCTTCACAAAATCATCCATGTCCTGCATGTAAGCGTGTCTTCGCCGATATTTATTCGCTCGAAGAGCACCTGAGTCTTCAACACAAGACAATCCGACTATCGGATATTGGACTACTGACGCATGTAAAGTGCTCGACATGTGAGCGCTTTTTTCTTAGTCACGAGGACCTGCACCGTCATGCGGTAAAGCACCACAAAAAGGACCCCCGCGCTCCCGCCCAACCATTTGAAGCCCCGACTTCGGCATCTCATGTCGCGGCCTCAACGGGTGCAGCGGTGCCTTCTGAGGTGGAGGCGACGGCATCACCACAAGGCCCTCGTAAggtcaaaaaaagaaagaagactACGGAGGTAAGTGAGGTGACGTCGTAA
- a CDS encoding AUT2/APG4/ATG4 cysteine peptidase, putative, with amino-acid sequence MERLKNFVHSVVGCDAHIEYPCCVLGTIQREPQQLDEHLENSFYLFTYRRYFDPLPYSTLTSDKGWGCLARATQMLLACSLRRHSAQDCKLQYFADLDDEQVAPFSLHCMVRHILKQGESLRPVYWAPSQGCEAISGCVKRATERGILSSPLSVVITVAGAVPAEEVSCHLKESRNVLILAPLRCGASRCMSQKMFLSLEHLLLAPESVGMVGGVPNRGYYIIGTGAQELLLYLDPHCKTQDALLSGEPGETGVVKPTSSNLRSVPYGQVDTSFFLGFFVDSQSRWESLQKRIEGLSKQKLHPIVSVYRGGPHTPVDLLVMEWPTEP; translated from the coding sequence ATGGAGCGTCTGAAAAATTTTGTACACTCCGTTGTCGGTTGTGACGCACACATTGAGTATCCGTGTTGTGTTCTTGGCACGATCCAAAGGGAGCCTCAGCAGTTGGACGAGCACCTTGAGAATTCCTTTTACCTCTTCACCTACCGCAGGTATTTCGATCCTCTTCCTTATTCTACGCTTACGTCAGACAAGGGATGGGGTTGCCTGGCACGCGCTACGCAAATGCTTTTGGCTTGCAGTCTGCGGAGACACAGCGCACAAGACTGTAAGTTACAATACTTCGCCGATTTGGATGATGAACAAGTAgcgcctttttctttgcactgCATGGTGCGCCACATACTGAAGCAAGGTGAGTCGCTCCGACCCGTCTACTGGGCACCAAGTCAGGGATGTGAGGCTATTAGTGGTTGCGTTAAAAGAGCAACGGAAAGGGGAATTCTTTCGAGTCCACTTAGTGTTGTCATTACAGTGGCTGGTGCTGTTCCAGCAGAAGAGGTAAGTTGCCATCTGAAGGAGTCGCGAAACGTTCTTATACTCGCGCCCTTACGTTGTGGTGCAAGCCGTTGCATGAGTcaaaaaatgtttctttCACTGGAGCATCTGTTGCTTGCACCGGAGAGTGTTGGAATGGTGGGCGGTGTCCCTAACCGTGGGTATTATATCATCGGTACTGGGGCACAGGAATTATTGCTTTATTTGGATCCTCACTGCAAGACACAAGATGCTTTGTTGTCGGGTGAGCCAGGCGAAACGGGGGTTGTGAAGCCAACATCGAGTAACTTGCGGTCTGTTCCATATGGTCAAGTGGacacttcattttttttagggTTCTTTGTTGATTCCCAATCGCGTTGGGAAAGTCTTCAAAAGCGAATCGAAGGACTTTCAAAGCAGAAACTGCATCCGATAGTGTCTGTGTATCGTGGTGGACCCCATACCCCAGTGGATTTATTAGTAATGGAGTGGCCAACTGAACCATGA
- a CDS encoding KU80 protein, putative, protein MAFRTSTIFALDVNCSISSLAQAVEFCRLSVLKTMCPSSYDEVALVVAGGCRSYSGGTSTSISTCGSAAQLSAPCLPAPPSVEFITILHRILRDREEQQGVGSSANFIETLTLCVEVFNLKKRRKQFREVLYLLTDAHAEVVRKSVFRDVLNALRARGVTLIVVGIDFSQVTGEGSLLPGESAPSLTSNRVKVDNETVLYTLCKALGNDSRVITLRDALVSAAQLVCRKVRSLAQKTVFTIGEVRLATNVLGKVRRMHVPANRTPAPTERVPGSRKAAHSQLFDEETLRLEGGEEDSQKTCLETPVNKPTASSSNRLSEATKIRGSRGIDAVACIPQNQVPVHVLVVDTSYMIAPLDDDPVGTRAFRSIVKALAAQDSALVVRYVRSTDGNPNMFLCVPLTTGDEDVLFMSRLPFMEEIRCLRFPTLQEMEMECDIPEADAQREQELVSSIVEEMTVGEEVLHPHRVLNPFVQQYYATQRAMVNRWCSRTAENPLSAHEDSDIKLALLPQLRGISAGFASPGCKVEQLVSRTREKLETCCRVFAYVPRTTSHSPERKVLWERIPAGQPPVSETVENTEVASPAAPSTLQCHLGSGSSVTCRPVCANPPHDVVSFIQDKRTMFHPVAHPLGSGSS, encoded by the coding sequence ATGGCTTTCCGTACCTCAACTATTTTCGCCCTAGACGTAAACTGCTCGATTTCTTCACTTGCGCAGGCTGTGGAGTTCTGTCGCCTTTCCGTACTGAAGACCATGTGCCCTTCTTCATATGATGAGGTCGCTTTGGTTGTGGCTGGTGGTTGCAGAAGCTACAGCGGGGGCACATCAACGAGTATTAGTACTTGTGGGAGCGCAGCTCAGCTTTCCGCCCCATGTTTGCCGGCTCCACCATCTGTTGAGTTCATCACAATACTGCACCGAATCCTGCGTGACCGGGAGGAGCAACAAGGTGTGGGATCCAGTGCAAATTTCATTGAAACTCTTACTCTATGTGTAGAGGTGTTTAACTtgaagaaacgaagaaagCAATTCAGGGAGGTTTTGTATCTCTTAACGGATGCGCATGCTGAGGTGGTCAGGAAGAGCGTCTTCCGCGATGTGCTGAACGCTCTGCGAGCGCGGGGTGTGACACTTATTGTTGTGGGGATTGATTTCTCCCAAGTGACAGGTGAAGGTTCCCTGCTTCCCGGTGAATCAGCCCCATCACTCACTAGTAACCGTGTGAAGGTTGATAATGAAACTGTACTGTACACCTTGTGTAAGGCTTTGGGTAACGACAGTCGAGTAATAACATTACGTGATGCCCTGGTGAGCGCTGCGCAGTTGGTGTGCCGAAAAGTACGCAGCCTTGCACAAAAGACGGTATTCACAATCGGTGAAGTGCGCTTAGCTACGAACGTGCTCGGTAAAGTGAGACGAATGCATGTACCAGCAAATCGGACACCAGCACCGACTGAGCGAGTGCCAGGGAGTAGAAAGGCAGCTCACTCGCAGCTGTTTGACGAAGAAACTCTCCGATTAGAAGGCGGGGAAGAGGACAGTCAGAAAACGTGCCTGGAGACTCCCGTAAACAAACCGACCGCCTCCAGCAGCAATCGCCTCTCTGAAGCTACAAAGATACGCGGGTCACGGGGTATTGATGCTGTTGCTTGCATTCCACAAAACCAGGTTCCTGTTCATGTGCTGGTGGTCGATACATCGTACATGATAGCACCGCTAGATGATGACCCCGTTGGGACGAGGGCGTTCCGAAGCATTGTAAAGGCGCTGGCAGCTCAAGATTCAGCCTTGGTGGTGCGTTATGTCCGATCGACTGATGGAAACCCCAACATGTTCCTCTGCGTGCCGTTAACGACAGGTGACGAAGATGTACTTTTCATGTCCAGATTACCTTTCATGGAAGAGATCCGCTGTCTGCGCTTTCCCACTCTACAAGAGATGGAAATGGAATGCGACATTCCGGAGGCCGATGCACAGAGAGAACAGGAGCTTGTTTCATCAATTGTAGAGGAAATGACGGTAGGTGAAGAGGTGCTTCATCCACATAGAGTGCTTAATCCCTTCGTGCAGCAATACTACGCCACGCAGCGCGCTATGGTGAACCGCTGGTGTTCCCGAACGGCGGAAAACCCTCTCAGCGCCCATGAGGATTCCGATATAAAACTCGCACTTCTCCCACAACTGAGGGGAATTTCCGCAGGGTTCGCCTCGCCAGGATGCAAAGTCGAGCAACTTGTTTCTCGTACCCGTGAGAAGCTTGAAACGTGTTGTCGCGTTTTCGCGTATGTACCGAGGACGACCAGTCATTCTCCAGAGCGCAAAGTTCTATGGGAGCGCATTCCAGCTGGGCAACCGCCGGTATCTGAAACAGTTGAAAATACGGAAGTGGCATCACCTGCGGCTCCTTCTACTCTGCAGTGTCACTTGGGAAGCGGATCCTCCGTTACATGCCGGCCTGTTTGTGCTAATCCACCACATGATGTGGTTAGTTTCATACAAGACAAGAGAACTATGTTTCATCCTGTCGCACACCCTCTGGGGAGCGGCTCGTCGTAA